One genomic segment of Acinetobacter sp. C26M includes these proteins:
- a CDS encoding ABC transporter permease, which produces MFAVMLRELRYLKRHKVDLFMAVIAPLLVILLFGSMFSAGKAEHLPIVVIDQDQSEMSRKVIHALSINHTLKVKTITASQDEAERLINKTDAWGFVMIPEGAEQRLVKAQDAQISIAYNQSFFSIGNTISSAMLISTLNGMADYMGQSYLANTIPYLDMPTPHIKISTLYNPSMSYELFLEPFMVPAVLHLLLCCCVAFAIGQEFKRKTVGAWVQSKQIISSLLGKILLYVFIFCAWTWCWMFWLAYIRGYFIAGSLTLILVAQFLLYFAYAVISSTVVLATQNLPKTFGFIALYGGSSPSFSGITLPLNNAPAFTQFWSMIIPYTPYAKLQTEQWIIGSDLYVSLVPFGILLIFAGLFFTLSVRLLKKNTQELCS; this is translated from the coding sequence ATGTTTGCAGTGATGCTGCGGGAATTGCGCTATTTAAAACGCCATAAAGTGGATTTGTTTATGGCGGTCATTGCCCCTTTGTTGGTAATTTTGCTATTTGGCAGTATGTTTTCCGCTGGTAAAGCGGAACATTTACCCATTGTCGTGATTGACCAAGATCAAAGTGAGATGAGCCGTAAAGTGATTCATGCGCTCAGCATCAATCATACCTTAAAAGTAAAAACTATTACTGCCAGCCAAGATGAAGCCGAACGACTCATCAATAAAACCGATGCTTGGGGGTTCGTAATGATCCCTGAGGGGGCTGAGCAACGCCTGGTCAAAGCCCAAGATGCACAGATCAGTATTGCCTATAACCAGTCTTTTTTTAGTATCGGTAATACCATTTCTTCTGCCATGTTGATTAGTACCTTAAATGGAATGGCCGATTATATGGGGCAAAGCTATTTAGCCAATACCATTCCCTATTTAGATATGCCAACACCGCATATCAAGATCTCAACCCTATATAATCCAAGCATGAGTTATGAACTGTTTCTAGAACCTTTTATGGTGCCAGCAGTCTTACATTTATTACTGTGTTGCTGTGTGGCTTTTGCCATCGGTCAAGAATTTAAACGCAAGACTGTTGGTGCATGGGTCCAATCAAAACAAATAATTTCCAGCCTGTTGGGTAAAATCCTGCTCTATGTCTTTATTTTCTGCGCCTGGACTTGGTGCTGGATGTTCTGGCTCGCATATATTCGTGGTTACTTTATCGCAGGTTCACTTACACTGATCCTTGTTGCACAGTTTTTGCTGTATTTTGCCTATGCCGTGATTAGCAGCACTGTGGTTTTGGCAACACAGAATTTACCCAAAACCTTTGGTTTTATTGCACTCTACGGTGGATCATCACCAAGCTTTTCTGGGATTACCCTGCCTTTGAATAATGCACCCGCATTTACTCAATTCTGGTCAATGATTATTCCCTACACGCCTTATGCCAAACTACAAACTGAGCAATGGATTATTGGCAGTGATCTGTATGTTTCACTGGTTCCATTTGGGATATTGTTGATCTTTGCAGGTTTATTCTTTACTTTGAGCGTACGTCTGTTAAAGAAAAATACTCAGGAGCTATGCTCATGA